From the Hevea brasiliensis isolate MT/VB/25A 57/8 chromosome 15, ASM3005281v1, whole genome shotgun sequence genome, one window contains:
- the LOC110652766 gene encoding 60S ribosomal protein L32-1 — MAVPLLSKKIVKKRVKKFKRPQSDRKISVKTNWRRPKGIDSRVRRKFKGCTLMPNIGYGSDKKTRHYLPNGFKKFVVHNVKELELLMMHNRTYCAEIAHDVSTRKRKEIVERAAQLDVVVTNKLARLRSQEDE, encoded by the exons ATGGCCGTGCCGTTGCTGTCGAAGAAGATTGTGAAAAAGAGGGTTAAGAAGTTCAAGAGGCCACAGAGTGATCGCAAGATCTCTGTCAAG ACAAACTGGCGCAGACCGAAAGGTATTGATTCTAGAGTCCGTAGGAAGTTCAAAGGATGTACTTTGATGCCCAACATTGGTTATGGTTCGGACAAAAAGACTCGTCATTATCTTCCTAATGGCTTCAAGAAATTTGTTGTCCACAATGTCAAGGAACTTGAACTGTTGATGATGCATAACAG GACCTACTGTGCTGAAATTGCACATGATGTGTCTACAAGAAAGAGGAAAGAGATTGTGGAGCGAGCTGCCCAACTGGATGTCGTTGTCACAAACAAGCTGGCTAGGTTGCGGAGCCAGGAGGATGAATAA